GCCATTAGGGCCATACGAATTGTAAACTTTTACTGCCCCGGTTTCCCAGTCCTGCATATCAATAATGCCGTCGAAATTGTTGTCGCAGGTGTCGCAAATTCTGCCATCAGGCTTTGGAACTTTTTCGTACTCCTGCCATTTTTCGCACCATACTGTATCGCAGTCTCCACCCCAATCATACATTACACTGTCGCTATAGCCTACAATGGTCATGGCATGGCCTCCCGGGTCGCAATAGTTTAATCTTGACATCACCATTTCACCTATATGCGCACTCAGTGTATTTGTAATATAATCAATGCCAGTTTCAAAATTTACCCCGAAAGTTATCAGCCCTCCGTTGTTGGCATCCCCGACGCCATGGTCATACAAATGATGCTTCATCCCGGACAGGTTTGCAACGAGCCGTGCTTTTACTTCCGGCTGCCCAGTGTAGTTTGTGGGAAGACTCATATCAAACCGCTCAGCATAATGCAGTTTGTTCTTAAAAGCATTGTAGTAATAATCGTAACCGGTAGGCCAGCGCCACAAATCAAGAATGTCATTTTCCCCGGATCCGTCAAACTCGGCATCCGACATGCCTCCCGTTTGCATCAGGAATTTCTGTACATATTCGAGGCTGGTATAGCCCTGCCAGTTGGAATAGCCATGGTTCAGATGGTTAAACGAAAAGTTAGGGACGTAGCGGGTCGTTTGAAGATTGGAAGTTACATTCCGCAGGCGGTTAATCTCGTAGGTAAAGGTGTACCATGCAGTAGCCACATTCTGGCAGGATGCTGTAGTCTTCTGATGATAAACATAGATGGAATCGGTGTTATCCCTTTGCGGAAAATAGGGTTTGATGGAATTATCCACTTCTACGGGAAGTACCAATGAGTCCGATTGGGGAGTAATGGTATAAGCAGGCAGCGATTCGTAATACGCCGCGCTGCTCGGGTAATAACCGGAGGTTGAGGTAACCCCCTGCGCTCCTGCATAAAAAATGCTAAAGAGCATACAGAAGCCGGCATTGCCGGCTTTCAACAGAGTGAAATTTTTCATGAGATTTGATTTAAAGGTTAATAATGGATTAATTTTATTGTTTGAATATTGTTTCCTGATTGTAGCTTTACAAAATACATCCCGGCAGGCAGTGTACCGGTATCCAAACGGTATTCGCCTAAAGGAGGTATTTCAAAACTTTTAATATAATTGCCAGCCATACCATATAGCTCTGCTTTTAATACCGATGGATACATTGATTGAAATCTAACAGAGTTTCCGAAAGGATTGGGATAACAGCTTACGAAGGATTGATGGGCATCAGGATATTTTTCTATCCCTGTAACAATGGTATCTATGCTCCTGTTTAAAAAGTAAAAATCATGCATAAGTATCCTGCCTGGTTTATCTACAGCAAGCCTTATGGCACAATTGATTATTAACCCGCTGTTCAGGACGGTGGGGAAAGTAGCCCCGTCGTCTTCCGAAAGGGCAACCCCTCCCCAGCCGGCACCACTGTCGTCGCCTGCCATGAATATACGGTTATCGGGCAAAACCAGGAAATCGCTTACGATGGTGTTATATGCATCATAATTCCAGATGCCTGTATTGAAGTCGTATGTGTAAATTGCATCATATCCTCCAGCCATCAGCTTGCCTGCATTGTTAAATGCCAGAGTAAAGAAACCTGCGGGTTCCTGCGGGTCTAATAATACCGCCCAGGTTTTTCCAAAGTCGGTTGAATAATACACTTTCGGATTTTCGTTGCTCCAGTTGTTGGTAAACGTTGAGCAGGCATA
The sequence above is a segment of the Lentimicrobiaceae bacterium genome. Coding sequences within it:
- a CDS encoding T9SS type A sorting domain-containing protein, which produces MKNFTLLKARLRNMMKLTLLLLTITGYTATAQDFWEQVDNCGGGLIFDILVDPQGRIYLARHGATSGGVCRSDDNGLTWQAKNNGFLFPTVRSITFKPDSTLFVSVDYGVYRSRDLGENWQLVYDAMQESWQYSTIEYGYDSVLLVSGGRENGILRSTDDGETWEVVLNLYNSDYWEYVTDILFGPGNVIYACSTFTNNWSNENPKVYYSTDFGKTWAVLLDPQEPAGFFTLAFNNAGKLMAGGYDAIYTYDFNTGIWNYDAYNTIVSDFLVLPDNRIFMAGDDSGAGWGGVALSEDDGATFPTVLNSGLIINCAIRLAVDKPGRILMHDFYFLNRSIDTIVTGIEKYPDAHQSFVSCYPNPFGNSVRFQSMYPSVLKAELYGMAGNYIKSFEIPPLGEYRLDTGTLPAGMYFVKLQSGNNIQTIKLIHY